A window of the Streptomyces luomodiensis genome harbors these coding sequences:
- a CDS encoding FAD binding domain-containing protein, whose product MDFLRPAGWEEALAAKAEHPTAVPIAGGTDVMVEINFDHRRPEYLLDLNRVRELAEWEVTDRTVRLGAGVTYTRVIEELRAELPGLALAAHTVGSPQIRNRGTVGGNLGAASPAGDAHPALLAAGAEVEAASVRGTRLVPVEEFFTGVKRNALEPDELIRAVHIRRADGPQQFSKVGTRNAMVIAVCAFAIALHPRTRTVRTGIGSAAPTPVRAREAEEFLGAALAEGGFWDGGAPLDPSAVRRFAELCAGACRPIDDVRGTAAYRRHAVGVMARRTLGWVCEAYREGEGRTAPCA is encoded by the coding sequence ATGGACTTCCTGCGCCCCGCCGGCTGGGAGGAGGCGCTCGCCGCGAAGGCCGAGCACCCCACCGCCGTGCCCATCGCGGGCGGCACCGATGTGATGGTCGAGATCAACTTCGATCACCGGCGCCCCGAGTACCTGCTCGATCTGAACCGCGTCCGCGAACTGGCCGAGTGGGAGGTCACCGACCGTACGGTCCGGCTGGGCGCGGGCGTGACGTACACCCGCGTCATCGAGGAGCTCCGGGCCGAGCTGCCGGGGCTGGCGCTCGCCGCGCACACCGTGGGCTCCCCGCAGATCCGCAACCGCGGCACCGTCGGCGGCAACCTCGGCGCCGCCTCGCCCGCCGGGGACGCGCATCCCGCGCTGCTGGCGGCCGGGGCCGAGGTGGAGGCGGCGTCGGTGCGCGGCACCCGGCTCGTCCCGGTCGAGGAGTTCTTCACCGGGGTCAAGCGCAACGCCCTGGAGCCGGATGAGCTGATCCGGGCGGTGCACATCCGGCGGGCGGACGGTCCGCAGCAGTTCTCCAAGGTCGGCACCCGCAACGCCATGGTCATCGCCGTGTGCGCCTTCGCTATCGCGCTGCATCCGCGCACCCGCACCGTGCGCACCGGGATCGGATCGGCCGCGCCCACGCCGGTACGGGCCCGGGAGGCCGAGGAGTTCCTGGGCGCGGCGCTCGCCGAGGGCGGCTTCTGGGACGGCGGCGCACCCCTGGACCCGTCGGCCGTCCGGCGGTTCGCCGAGCTGTGCGCCGGGGCGTGCCGCCCGATCGACGATGTGCGCGGCACCGCCGCGTACCGCCGCCACGCGGTGGGGGTCATGGCGCGGCGCACGCTCGGCTGGGTCTGTGAGGCGTACCGCGAGGGAGAGGGGAGGACCGCACCGTGCGCGTGA
- a CDS encoding (2Fe-2S)-binding protein encodes MRVNITVNGRPYAADDVWEGESLLYVLRERLGLPGSKNACEQGECGSCTVRLDGLPVCACLVAAGQAEGREVVTVEGLADHARRRSAGGQPSEAGRAGEAAPPAPVQQAFIDAGAVQCGFCTPGLLVAADELLERNPDPSDADIREALSGNLCRCTGYEKILDAVRLAAARTTGEAV; translated from the coding sequence GTGCGCGTGAACATCACGGTCAACGGGCGGCCGTATGCGGCCGACGACGTCTGGGAGGGCGAGTCCCTGCTGTACGTGCTGCGCGAGCGGCTGGGCCTTCCCGGCTCGAAGAACGCCTGTGAGCAGGGCGAATGCGGTTCCTGCACGGTCCGCCTGGACGGGCTGCCGGTGTGCGCGTGCCTGGTGGCGGCGGGCCAGGCGGAGGGCCGCGAGGTGGTCACCGTCGAGGGGCTCGCGGACCACGCCCGGCGGCGGTCCGCCGGCGGGCAGCCGTCCGAGGCCGGCCGGGCCGGGGAGGCCGCCCCGCCGGCCCCCGTCCAGCAGGCGTTCATCGACGCCGGCGCCGTCCAGTGCGGCTTCTGCACCCCCGGGCTGCTGGTGGCCGCCGATGAGCTGCTGGAGCGCAACCCCGACCCCTCCGACGCCGATATCCGCGAGGCGCTCTCCGGCAACCTGTGCCGCTGCACCGGCTACGAGAAGATCCTCGACGCGGTCCGGCTCGCGGCCGCCCGCACCACCGGGGAGGCGGTCTGA
- the pucD gene encoding xanthine dehydrogenase subunit D — protein sequence MAAVRTASAPLTQAAGVGGGVVGESVPRPDGILKVTGEFAYSSDLWHEDMLWGFTLRSPYAHAAIRSIDTAGALALPGVYAVMTHADLPAETHYGLEIRDQPVLAKDRVRYHGEAVAIVAADHPETARRAAALIAVEYEELPLVVDEATATAPDAPLLHPGRTDHHAAHVPHPNIVHRQPVRRGDVAAARARADVVVRRDYEVGMQDQAFLGPESGLAVPAEDGGVDLYIATQWLHVDRDQLAPVLGLPADKVRLTLSGVGGAFGAREDLSMQAHACLLALRTGKPVKIVYNRYESFFGHVHRHPAKLTYEHGATRDGTLLYVQCRIVLDGGAYASSSPAVVGNAASLSIGPYVVENVDAEAVALYSNNPPCGAMRGFGAVQACFAYEAQMDAVAAELGMDPVEFRQRNAMSQGATMPTGQLVDSPAPVAELLRRVKALPLPPERAWEAAGGPVDVRALPGGLSNTTHGEAVVRGVGYAVGIKNVGFSEGFDDYSTARIRLEVIAGEPVALVHTAMAEVGQGGVTVHTQIARTELGVDRVTLHPADTRVGSAGSTSASRQTYMTGGAIKHTCEAVREEVLRRGRARFGAAHPAWAAPERLRLADGKVVTDGGEAIGDLAEILGEEAIDLEREFRHRPTEPFDLGTGQGFGHVQYSFCAHRAVVEVDTELGLVKVVELAAAQDVGKAINPLSVVGQIQGGSTQGLGLAVMEEIVVSADGARVRNPSFTDYLIPTVLDTPSMPVEVLELADDHAPYGLRGVGEAPTLSSTPAVVAAIRAATGRPLHRVPVRPEHLTGT from the coding sequence ATGGCAGCCGTCCGCACCGCCAGTGCCCCCCTCACCCAGGCCGCCGGCGTCGGCGGGGGAGTCGTCGGCGAGTCCGTCCCGCGCCCCGACGGCATCCTCAAGGTGACCGGCGAGTTCGCGTACTCCTCCGATCTGTGGCACGAGGACATGCTGTGGGGCTTCACCCTCCGCAGCCCGTACGCCCATGCGGCGATCCGGTCCATCGACACCGCCGGGGCACTCGCCCTGCCCGGGGTGTACGCCGTGATGACGCATGCCGACCTGCCCGCCGAGACCCACTACGGGCTGGAGATCCGTGATCAGCCCGTGCTCGCGAAGGACCGGGTCCGCTACCACGGCGAGGCGGTGGCGATCGTCGCCGCCGACCACCCCGAGACCGCCCGCCGGGCCGCCGCCCTGATCGCGGTGGAGTACGAGGAGCTGCCGCTGGTCGTCGACGAGGCCACCGCCACCGCACCGGACGCCCCGCTGCTCCACCCCGGCCGCACGGACCACCACGCCGCCCACGTCCCGCACCCCAACATCGTGCACCGCCAGCCGGTCCGGCGCGGCGATGTGGCCGCCGCCAGGGCCCGCGCCGATGTGGTGGTCCGCCGGGACTACGAGGTCGGCATGCAGGACCAGGCGTTCCTCGGCCCGGAGTCGGGGCTCGCGGTGCCCGCCGAGGACGGCGGGGTGGACCTCTACATCGCCACCCAGTGGCTGCACGTCGACCGCGATCAGCTCGCCCCGGTCCTCGGACTGCCCGCCGACAAGGTGCGGCTGACGCTGTCGGGGGTGGGCGGGGCGTTCGGCGCGCGCGAGGACCTGTCGATGCAGGCGCACGCCTGTCTGCTGGCGCTGCGCACCGGAAAGCCCGTCAAGATCGTTTACAACCGGTACGAGTCGTTTTTCGGCCATGTCCACCGCCACCCCGCCAAGCTCACCTACGAACACGGCGCGACCCGCGACGGCACGCTGCTCTACGTCCAGTGCCGCATCGTCCTGGACGGCGGTGCGTACGCCTCCTCCTCCCCGGCGGTCGTCGGCAACGCCGCCTCCCTGTCGATCGGCCCCTATGTGGTCGAGAACGTCGACGCCGAGGCCGTCGCGCTCTACTCCAACAACCCGCCCTGCGGTGCGATGCGCGGCTTCGGCGCCGTCCAGGCGTGCTTCGCCTATGAGGCGCAGATGGACGCGGTGGCGGCCGAACTCGGCATGGACCCGGTGGAGTTCCGGCAGCGCAACGCCATGTCCCAGGGCGCCACCATGCCCACCGGACAGCTGGTCGATTCCCCGGCCCCGGTCGCCGAGCTGCTGCGCCGCGTCAAGGCGCTGCCGCTGCCGCCCGAGCGCGCCTGGGAGGCGGCGGGCGGCCCCGTGGACGTACGGGCGCTGCCGGGCGGACTGTCCAACACCACCCACGGCGAGGCCGTGGTGCGCGGTGTGGGCTACGCGGTCGGCATCAAGAACGTCGGCTTCTCCGAGGGCTTCGACGACTACTCCACGGCCCGCATCCGGCTGGAAGTGATCGCCGGCGAACCGGTCGCCCTGGTGCACACCGCGATGGCCGAGGTCGGCCAGGGCGGTGTCACCGTGCACACCCAGATCGCCCGCACCGAACTGGGCGTGGACCGGGTCACCCTGCACCCGGCCGACACCCGGGTCGGCTCGGCCGGCTCCACCTCCGCCTCCCGGCAGACGTACATGACCGGCGGCGCCATCAAGCACACCTGCGAGGCGGTACGGGAGGAGGTGCTGCGCCGCGGCCGCGCACGGTTCGGCGCCGCCCACCCCGCGTGGGCGGCGCCCGAGCGGCTGCGGCTGGCGGACGGCAAAGTGGTCACCGACGGCGGCGAGGCGATCGGCGACCTCGCCGAGATCCTCGGCGAGGAGGCGATCGACCTGGAGCGGGAGTTCCGGCACCGGCCGACCGAGCCGTTCGATCTGGGCACCGGTCAGGGGTTCGGCCATGTGCAGTACTCCTTCTGCGCCCATCGCGCGGTCGTCGAGGTGGACACCGAGCTGGGCCTGGTCAAGGTGGTCGAGCTGGCGGCCGCGCAGGACGTGGGCAAGGCGATCAATCCGCTGTCGGTCGTCGGGCAGATCCAGGGCGGTTCGACGCAGGGACTCGGGCTCGCCGTGATGGAGGAGATCGTCGTCTCGGCGGACGGGGCGCGGGTGCGCAATCCGTCCTTCACCGACTATCTGATCCCCACCGTCCTCGACACCCCGAGCATGCCGGTGGAGGTGCTGGAGCTGGCCGACGACCATGCCCCGTACGGGTTGCGCGGCGTCGGCGAGGCGCCCACGCTGTCCTCGACCCCGGCCGTCGTCGCCGCGATCCGCGCGGCGACGGGCCGCCCGCTCCACCGCGTCCCGGTCCGTCCGGAGCATCTGACCGGCACCTGA
- a CDS encoding XdhC family protein, which yields MLDIAAELHRWCEEGRDVAVATVVSVGGSAPRQPGAALAVDAEGTAIGSVSGGCVEGAVYELCQEALRTGETVRETFGYSDEDAFAVGLTCGGVIDVLISPAPAADRRLRPVLAAAASAAADGRTTALARIVDGPPELLGRALLVRPDGDWDGTLGGHPELDRTAAAEARALLDAGRTATVVIGAEGSRCGRPVTLLVESSVPPPRMIVFGAVDFASALVRIGKFLNYHVTVCDARPVFATAHRFPDADEVVVDWPHRYLEQTEVDARTVLCVLTHDAKFDVPLLERALRLPVAYVGAMGSARTHRDRLRRLREAGVGEPELARLRSPIGLDLGARTPEETALSIASEIVANRRGGSGTPLTGARTPIHHDTRTSSERMEPVA from the coding sequence ATGCTGGACATCGCCGCCGAGCTGCACCGCTGGTGCGAGGAAGGACGGGATGTCGCCGTCGCCACCGTGGTCTCCGTGGGCGGCAGCGCGCCCCGGCAGCCCGGTGCCGCGCTCGCCGTGGACGCCGAGGGCACGGCGATCGGCAGCGTGTCCGGCGGCTGTGTCGAGGGCGCGGTGTACGAGCTGTGCCAGGAGGCGCTGCGCACCGGCGAAACCGTACGGGAGACCTTCGGCTACTCCGATGAGGACGCCTTCGCGGTGGGCCTGACCTGCGGCGGGGTCATCGATGTGCTGATCAGCCCGGCCCCCGCGGCCGACCGCCGGCTGCGCCCGGTGCTCGCCGCCGCCGCGTCCGCCGCCGCCGACGGCCGGACGACGGCACTGGCCCGGATCGTGGACGGCCCGCCCGAGCTGCTGGGCCGCGCCCTGCTCGTCCGCCCGGACGGCGACTGGGACGGCACCCTGGGCGGCCACCCCGAGCTGGACCGTACGGCGGCCGCGGAGGCCCGCGCCCTGCTGGACGCCGGGCGCACCGCGACCGTGGTCATCGGCGCCGAGGGAAGCCGTTGCGGGCGCCCGGTCACCCTGCTGGTCGAGTCCAGCGTGCCGCCACCGCGCATGATCGTCTTCGGGGCGGTGGACTTCGCGAGCGCGCTGGTGCGGATCGGGAAGTTCCTGAACTACCACGTCACGGTCTGCGACGCCCGTCCGGTCTTCGCGACCGCGCACCGCTTCCCGGACGCCGACGAGGTCGTCGTCGACTGGCCGCACCGCTATCTCGAGCAGACCGAGGTGGACGCCCGGACGGTGCTGTGCGTGCTCACCCACGACGCCAAGTTCGACGTGCCGCTGCTGGAGCGGGCGCTGCGGCTGCCCGTGGCGTACGTCGGGGCGATGGGCTCCGCCCGCACCCACCGGGACCGGCTGCGGCGGCTGCGCGAGGCCGGTGTGGGCGAGCCGGAACTGGCCCGGCTGCGCTCCCCGATCGGGCTCGACCTCGGCGCCCGTACGCCCGAGGAGACCGCGCTGTCCATCGCGAGCGAGATCGTCGCGAACCGGCGGGGCGGCAGCGGTACGCCGCTGACGGGCGCGCGGACACCGATCCACCACGACACCCGGACGTCCTCGGAGCGGATGGAGCCGGTTGCATGA
- a CDS encoding glycoside hydrolase family 6 protein — protein MRKRRKILTLSTAVVTAATLPLLMSPVVSAAGWEDDTESSHLTRLYAPPPDRDAYRQVARLAWQGDYREAAGLMAMLRTPHALWYGDETPGRVKRLVRRATRSARWQGTLPVLTLYNIPGRDCGSYSRGGADGIAAYEAWIDAVAEGIGNRKVIIILEPDSLALLPSECSGADTESESESETEPESETADAAGTDGAAAEEQSAAEEQSAAEGQSAGERPGELPPLPDPDASTAPPADQEAAQTPDPQTSNPQSPDSQSPAPQSPAPQTSASRSPAPEPSGGEQPGTLPELPPLPTPPETSGSEGSASPESPEDPQNSKDPKDSKGPEDADTVGDAPEVEDAQTAARYSEINYAVDVLTAHGNASVYLDAGHAGWHSVRTIVPRLIKGGIDRADGFSINVSHYQTDQDSSWYGRLVSSCLAYADQGGDPEDCADQSWSRWHARRWMRDHVPFDPDRMKHFVTDTSRNGQGPWTPRAGAHLDAQSWCNPPERGLGRRPTTRTGNPLLDAVLWVKTPGQSDGRCLRGTDGPFDPERGTVNPEAGEWFPEQALELVRYADPAVTIRRITGRRY, from the coding sequence GTGCGTAAGAGACGCAAGATTCTCACCCTGTCGACGGCCGTCGTGACCGCGGCCACCCTGCCCCTGCTGATGAGTCCCGTGGTGAGCGCGGCCGGATGGGAGGACGACACCGAGTCCTCGCACCTGACCCGCCTCTACGCCCCGCCCCCCGACCGGGACGCCTACCGTCAGGTGGCCCGGCTCGCCTGGCAGGGCGACTACCGCGAAGCCGCCGGGCTCATGGCCATGCTGCGGACGCCGCACGCGCTCTGGTACGGGGACGAGACCCCGGGGCGGGTCAAGCGGCTGGTCCGCAGGGCGACGCGGAGCGCCCGCTGGCAGGGGACGCTGCCGGTGCTCACCCTCTACAACATCCCGGGCCGTGACTGCGGCAGCTACTCGAGAGGCGGAGCGGACGGCATCGCCGCGTACGAGGCGTGGATCGACGCGGTCGCCGAGGGCATCGGCAACCGCAAGGTGATCATCATCCTCGAACCCGACTCGCTGGCGCTGCTGCCCTCCGAATGCTCCGGCGCGGACACCGAGAGCGAGAGCGAGAGCGAGACCGAGCCCGAGAGCGAGACCGCGGACGCGGCCGGGACCGATGGGGCCGCCGCCGAGGAGCAGTCGGCCGCCGAGGAGCAGTCGGCCGCCGAGGGGCAGTCGGCCGGGGAGCGGCCGGGCGAGCTGCCGCCGCTGCCCGACCCCGACGCGTCGACGGCCCCGCCCGCCGACCAGGAGGCCGCGCAGACCCCGGACCCGCAGACCTCGAACCCGCAGTCCCCGGACTCGCAGTCTCCGGCCCCGCAGTCCCCGGCCCCCCAGACCTCCGCCTCTCGGAGCCCCGCCCCCGAGCCGTCCGGCGGCGAACAGCCCGGCACCCTGCCCGAGCTGCCCCCGCTCCCCACGCCGCCCGAGACCTCCGGCTCCGAGGGCTCCGCGAGCCCCGAGAGCCCCGAGGACCCACAGAACTCCAAGGACCCCAAGGACTCCAAGGGCCCCGAGGACGCCGACACCGTGGGCGACGCCCCGGAGGTCGAGGACGCGCAGACCGCCGCCCGCTACTCCGAGATCAACTACGCGGTCGACGTCCTCACCGCGCACGGCAACGCGTCGGTGTACCTGGACGCGGGCCACGCCGGCTGGCACTCCGTCAGAACCATCGTGCCCCGTCTGATCAAGGGCGGGATCGACCGGGCCGACGGCTTCTCCATCAATGTCTCCCACTACCAGACCGACCAGGACAGCTCCTGGTACGGGCGGCTGGTCTCCTCCTGCCTCGCCTACGCCGACCAGGGTGGGGACCCCGAGGACTGTGCCGACCAGAGCTGGTCGCGGTGGCACGCCCGGCGCTGGATGCGCGACCACGTACCGTTCGACCCCGACCGTATGAAGCACTTCGTCACCGACACCAGCCGCAACGGCCAAGGGCCCTGGACCCCCAGGGCCGGTGCGCACCTCGACGCGCAGTCATGGTGCAACCCGCCGGAGCGCGGTCTGGGCAGGCGCCCCACCACCCGTACCGGCAATCCGCTGCTGGACGCCGTGCTGTGGGTGAAGACGCCGGGCCAGTCGGACGGCCGGTGTCTGCGCGGCACGGACGGGCCCTTCGACCCGGAGCGGGGGACCGTCAACCCCGAGGCGGGGGAGTGGTTCCCCGAGCAGGCCCTGGAGCTCGTGCGCTACGCGGACCCGGCGGTCACCATCCGCCGGATCACCGGCCGCAGATACTGA
- a CDS encoding phosphatidylinositol-specific phospholipase C yields the protein MDRRGFLRGAAALSTVGLVTAAGGAATATAAAPARPLAAEDWLSAIADSTPVQRLTLPGTHDSGARFGGPWTECQNSVIADQLTSGIRFLDIRCRAFENAFPIHHGASYQNLNFDDVLGACRAFLSAHPSETVLMRVKQEYSEESAAEFRRIFDIYLDDKGWRSLFRLDGTLPTLGEARGRVVLLADSDNMPGVRYGDGALFDIQDDYMAEPIGKYPKIEAQFRKAAAQPGKLFINYVSTAALLPPRSNADRLNPQVKSFLEGAEAQGWTGLGIVPMDFPNTTSGLVDALVRHNPTG from the coding sequence ATGGACCGGCGAGGGTTCCTCAGGGGCGCGGCCGCGCTGTCCACCGTGGGGCTGGTCACCGCCGCCGGCGGTGCCGCGACGGCCACGGCCGCCGCGCCGGCCCGGCCACTGGCCGCCGAGGACTGGCTGTCGGCCATCGCCGACTCCACCCCGGTCCAGCGGCTGACGCTGCCCGGCACCCACGACTCCGGCGCCCGCTTCGGCGGGCCGTGGACGGAGTGTCAGAACAGCGTCATCGCCGACCAGCTGACCAGCGGCATCCGCTTCCTGGACATCCGCTGCCGCGCCTTCGAGAACGCCTTCCCCATCCACCACGGCGCCTCCTACCAGAACCTCAACTTCGACGATGTGCTCGGCGCCTGCCGCGCCTTCCTCTCCGCGCATCCGTCGGAGACCGTGCTGATGCGGGTCAAGCAGGAGTACTCGGAGGAGAGCGCCGCGGAGTTCCGCCGGATCTTCGACATCTACCTGGACGACAAGGGCTGGCGCTCACTCTTCCGCCTGGACGGCACCCTCCCCACCCTGGGCGAGGCCCGGGGCAGGGTGGTACTGCTCGCCGACTCGGACAACATGCCGGGGGTGCGGTACGGCGACGGGGCGCTCTTCGACATCCAGGACGACTACATGGCGGAGCCGATCGGCAAGTACCCGAAGATCGAGGCGCAGTTCCGCAAGGCGGCGGCCCAGCCCGGCAAGCTCTTCATCAACTACGTGTCCACCGCCGCCCTGCTGCCGCCGCGCTCCAACGCGGACCGGCTGAACCCGCAGGTGAAGTCGTTCCTGGAGGGCGCCGAGGCACAGGGCTGGACGGGGCTCGGGATCGTTCCGATGGACTTCCCGAACACCACGTCCGGCCTGGTCGACGCCCTCGTCCGGCACAATCCGACGGGCTGA
- a CDS encoding magnesium and cobalt transport protein CorA yields MSERRRTPRPAKRYLRLRPGANAAGPAPAPPREEPAPVDGTPADERSVVDAAVYRGGRRVGTPGSLAATYRRLREEPGAMAWIGLYRPTEAELLSLAEEFDLHKLAIEDAMEAHQRPKLERYGETLFVVLRAARYLDAPEEVDFGELHVFVGPDFVITVRHGAAPDLSAVRARMESTAELLALGPEAVLYAILDAVVDGYAPVVAGVQNDIDEIETEVFRGDPEVSRRIYELSREMVEFQRATRPLVGMLHGLMAGFDKYGTDEELQRYLRDVADHVTHTSERVDGFRSALTDILAVNATLVTQQQNAEMRALAEAGFEQNEEVKKISAWAAILFAPTLVGTIYGMNFTHMPELGWVWGYPFAILLMAVVCVSLYVIFKRRGWL; encoded by the coding sequence ATGTCCGAGCGCCGTCGCACTCCGCGTCCGGCGAAGCGGTACCTCCGGCTGCGCCCCGGGGCCAACGCCGCGGGCCCCGCCCCGGCGCCCCCGCGCGAGGAGCCCGCCCCCGTCGACGGAACCCCGGCCGACGAGCGCAGTGTGGTGGACGCCGCCGTGTACCGCGGCGGCCGCCGGGTCGGCACCCCCGGTTCCCTGGCCGCCACGTATCGGCGGCTGCGCGAGGAGCCGGGCGCCATGGCCTGGATCGGGCTGTACCGGCCGACCGAGGCGGAGCTGCTCTCGCTGGCCGAGGAGTTCGATCTGCACAAGCTGGCCATCGAGGACGCGATGGAGGCCCATCAGCGGCCCAAGCTGGAGCGCTACGGCGAGACGCTCTTCGTGGTGCTGCGCGCCGCCCGGTATCTCGACGCGCCCGAGGAGGTCGACTTCGGCGAGCTGCACGTCTTCGTGGGTCCCGATTTCGTCATCACCGTCCGGCACGGCGCCGCGCCGGACCTGTCCGCGGTGCGCGCCCGGATGGAGTCGACGGCCGAGCTGCTGGCGCTGGGCCCCGAGGCCGTGCTCTACGCGATACTCGACGCGGTCGTGGACGGCTATGCCCCGGTGGTGGCGGGGGTGCAGAACGACATCGACGAGATCGAGACCGAGGTGTTCCGCGGCGATCCGGAGGTGTCCCGGCGCATCTATGAACTCTCCCGCGAAATGGTGGAGTTCCAGCGCGCCACCCGGCCCTTGGTCGGGATGTTGCACGGGCTGATGGCGGGTTTCGACAAATACGGCACCGATGAGGAGCTACAGCGCTATCTGCGTGACGTCGCCGATCACGTCACCCACACCAGCGAGCGCGTGGACGGCTTCCGCTCCGCCCTCACCGACATCCTCGCGGTCAACGCCACCTTGGTGACCCAGCAGCAGAACGCCGAGATGCGGGCGCTGGCCGAGGCGGGGTTCGAGCAGAACGAGGAGGTCAAGAAGATCTCCGCGTGGGCGGCCATCCTCTTCGCCCCGACCCTCGTCGGCACCATCTACGGCATGAACTTCACCCATATGCCCGAGCTGGGCTGGGTGTGGGGGTACCCGTTCGCGATTCTGCTGATGGCGGTGGTCTGCGTCAGCCTGTACGTCATCTTCAAGCGGCGGGGGTGGCTGTGA
- a CDS encoding helix-turn-helix transcriptional regulator, which produces MRRRGGLPVAFGGLFSGSRQFRISELTGTTTNSLRGLAVIPGNGLGGKVLTMSRPISVADYPASRAISHEYDAAVGAEGLRSMLAVPVVVRGRVRGVLYGALRQPLMLGDRALSAAVAAARELEQALAGQEEAQRLLTVARQQPPSVEETDPAVWEEVREAHVDLRALAHRVSDPQLREEILSACGRLARASSGHGRERARRRERERLSGVNLSPREVDVLACVASGATNSAAAERLGLRPETVKSYLRSSMRKLGAHTRLHAVVEARRAGLLP; this is translated from the coding sequence ATGCGCCGGCGCGGTGGGCTGCCCGTCGCGTTCGGCGGGCTCTTCTCGGGCTCACGGCAGTTCCGGATCTCGGAGCTCACCGGCACCACGACCAACTCCTTGCGGGGGCTCGCCGTCATACCCGGCAACGGCCTCGGCGGCAAGGTCCTCACCATGTCCCGGCCGATCTCGGTGGCGGACTACCCCGCCTCACGGGCGATCAGCCATGAGTACGACGCGGCGGTGGGCGCCGAGGGGCTGCGCTCGATGCTCGCGGTGCCGGTGGTGGTGCGCGGGCGGGTGCGCGGCGTGCTGTACGGCGCCCTGCGCCAGCCGCTGATGCTCGGCGACCGCGCGCTGAGCGCCGCCGTGGCGGCGGCGCGCGAACTGGAGCAGGCGCTGGCGGGGCAGGAGGAGGCACAGCGGCTGCTGACGGTGGCGCGGCAGCAGCCGCCCTCGGTGGAGGAGACCGATCCGGCGGTGTGGGAGGAGGTGCGCGAGGCGCATGTCGATCTGCGGGCCCTGGCGCACCGGGTCTCCGACCCCCAGCTGCGGGAGGAGATCCTCAGCGCCTGCGGCCGGCTGGCCAGGGCCTCGTCGGGACACGGCCGGGAGCGGGCGCGCCGGCGAGAGCGCGAACGCCTGAGCGGGGTGAACCTGTCGCCGCGCGAGGTGGACGTGCTGGCGTGTGTGGCGTCGGGGGCGACGAACTCGGCGGCGGCGGAGCGGTTGGGGTTGCGGCCGGAGACAGTGAAGAGCTATTTGCGGTCGTCGATGCGGAAGTTGGGGGCCCATACGCGTTTGCACGCCGTGGTGGAGGCGCGGCGTGCGGGGCTTTTGCCGTAG